The stretch of DNA TGGAGTCAGACATTGACGTGTCCTTCCTTCACGAGATCCGCCAGACGCCGGAGTTTGAGCAGTTTCACCACGAGTATTACTGCCCGCTCCGCCGCTGGGTCCTGTGTAGGATCAGCATGGCCATGGAGAACCTCTGGTCAGATTAAAGAGGGAAATATAAAGTTTGACAAAGGACAGGATGGGGAGTCAGTGTGGGGAGAATGAGCTATGCCCAAATGTCTGTCTTAACATCTAATTGATTCTTACATTCAGTCTTAAGAAGTGGTGtcacttgattaaaaaaaaaaaagaggtaattgagtaattgaattgaatcactTATAAGGGCTCCACAGAAATGTCACAGGACATCTTATTAAAAAAGGGCCTCAGATGGAAAGACAGTGCCGTAATGCAGACGCCTTTGATGTCTGTGGCATCAGCacttaatacaaaaataatactCTTATCATGGGATATAATTACCTGTTAAGATTGGCACTTGGCAGTGATGAATTAAATAAACCGGAGCGCAAGAATTACTAAAGAACACAAGGAAATGAAAGTCATGACAATAGAAAGCGAGGGGAGGCTGTGAACGCAGAGAAAGTAACAGGAGAAAACCAGTTGGTTGGTTCCAGTTTTGATGGTCTGTTCACTCCTGATGCTGACAAGTCGATGCAGAGACTTTACGGTACCATTGTGGTTGGTTCTTGTCGTTGGAGCAGACCCTCTGATTGGCCGTGGAGCCTGTCAGTCATGAAGGAGTGTGAGGGAAcacagggtgagagagagagagagagagacatcaacaaaagccacagtcagagacacattatatacatatatacagtatatatttaaaacaaaggaGACTATTGATAATTAATACCAACCTTAAATtagttgtttttagtgttttgtacatttttatgtgaTCCAAATATTTCAGGAATTTTTCAGTCAGAGGATCTACTTtgagtttattttgaaattaagaATTTACAaaagattagaaaaaaaaacagaggctaATTTATTGACGTTTATCGGGTGATGGGTGTTGAGAAACTTGAGCTATTTTTTCAGACGACAGTCAGCATTTGTTGACCTGATGGCaccctgggttttttttttcctacagaGGCTACAGCACAAACCTTTTACACAGACCACAGATTACAACTGTTTCAGATTATGTGATGTCATTTCAGAGATGGGAGGGTGGCATGAGAGAAACTTTAGTCTGTTtgtagtgataaaaaaaagcgTGCTTTGTTCAATGTCTTCAATTTTAACACGTGGGCTTTAAGGAGTTTTAACACAAAACGTATTACGCGAGACTAAGGGAGGATCGGGTTTGATATGACTGCTTGTGAGAAAGTTACTGAATCATGTTattcacacagtcattttacatttcCACAGTCTGGAGCTTGAGGTTGGTGATTTGTTAAGTCACTggtgtgatgtttttatgtgagcTCTGTAAATGTTCGACCTAGCAACACAGGACTGGGACAAGTGGCGTGTTTGTGATCTTGTGAAGGACATTTCCTGTGGTCGAAAAGGTTGAACAGGTACAGTTTCAGGTATTTAACTCACAGGAGGCAGATCTGCATTTTACtcactgataaaaaaagaaaaagaaacaagtagCCATTGGAATCAAGATGAAAGGTGAAAACATATCGAACATCCTGTGTCTATCATCCACATCCCTGCAACTGTTTTTTTATCTGTCAACAGAGAtgatatcttttcttttttaatttcagcGACCGACAAGGCAGGTCTATGAGTAGTGCTGGATTGGAAAAGGTGCTTTTTGTTCATATAGCCACAACTGACACAGCTGAggtttccaaaaaaaagagcCATGGAGTCAAAGATaaataatgtcaaaaatgttgtgTAATTTGGCATCACACAAGGGCAAAATCAAATCTAATTGGGACTTAATCAAACTCCTGTAGCCTCATAACTTTTGGGAACTTGCAGCCATCACAGTGTGACAGTTGAACACACAGATGGTGTCCGCGTGGGGTTTCAGTGTGGAGAAGAGAGCAGAGACGTGTAGTGGGCGATAAATGACTGTTCGATCAAATGAAGATGAAAAGTGTAGTTTGATGTGGATCAACTTCTCAGGTAAGGACATTAAACACCTTATGTTAAAAAGAATTAAATGTTCAAgaaatccaaaaacaacaaaactgggaaaaaaacccaacatagTTTATTCATGCCATCTTTATGTGTCTCACTATTATAGATATCCAAACACTTTATGTACATAGTAACAGCAGACCTTATTATGGCAGCAGACTGTCTGCCTGGTTGTAGCTTCATTTCACCGCAGTACGTATGCATCCATGCCATTCTGATAAAAATAGTCCTCACTGTTGAGAGCCAGTAACCGTAGCTGCAGTTTTAACATCTGAACCTCCACACTGCTTTTGTCATGCCAATTTTATAATTGGTACACTCTATCAAACTGACTTATCTATTAAGGCTCTCACACAGTATTTCAACTCTCttcaaactaaaactaaaacattcatttacagGAATCACTCTTTTGTAGGTTGTTTGCAAGCACATAACATCCCTGTCATCTCCTCTCCAGTGTTGCTGCCTCCTCATATGTGTGTCGTTCGAGTACCTCTGTAGACTTTATGCATtgacaaaaaatatgcagtaacAGCAGAAACGTGCTTATTCGGGACAAAACGTTTATTTTCTTACTACGGAAAACATGCACTGAGCGTCTGATGCTGAGACCAAGCAAAGGGCCAAGCCACTATGACGATGACGTTTGCCTCTGACGTCACTGACTCTGACATGAAAACAATCTCACTGCAGTGGACGAGGCTGATCTGCGTGCACTGCTTCGTGATCACCGTCATGACTGCTGCTCCTCCAGTCTGCATGTGCATCAAATTGCTCAAGCATTTAAACATATAtacgaaaaaaaaacacatcaacatgTAAAGGCTGTAAAGTTTGTCCCTGGCTTTATTCTGGTCTAACTCTACGATCTTTTCAGTTGACGTTGCAGTGCAATTGTATGCCCTCATATGTAAAAACCATTTTTATagatgtggcaaaaaaaaccaacaaaaaactaTATGGGTTAAGACTTACTTTCTGTCTTGCCTCTGTGTGTCTTGTCTGTGTAAAGAGTTGTAGATATAGGCTTGGCCGTCTTGACCATCTTAGGTGAACGCATGCTcgctgtgtttttaaacaatagGAGAAAGGGAAGAAAAGTTTGAAGCATTAAAGGAGTTTGAGATGTGCTAGCACAAACTGTAtaggaagttaaaaaaaaaccaacacacatttgttatgtttttagTGATTTGAAGAGCCAGTGTGTAATGTTTGGGAGGGTGTATATGTGTTACCATCTGCAGTTTCCTCACTAATtcttatacactggacctttacacaGCTAACTGCATTATCTTGATAATTTACAGTGCTTAACTAATTTCTTGGACCACCTGTTATAAAAATGAGTAAATATGTTAGAAATCAAAAAAGCTGttcaaaactaaaaatgttaatttggcAAATGTTTACTATTTGTTTCAGAgttcttttttgtaaaacagtacatttgaataGGAATAACACTAATACATTGGTTAAATTAGCTAAGTACTGTATGTctcagaacaaaaaaagaaagatttctGCTCACATAGGTCGCTGTTACGAGGTCTATATTTGACCACGTAGCTTCATTGTGCTTTAGCTGTGTGATGCTAAATGCTAACGATAACACCTGACGTCATTGCTAATGTAGCATGCTTTTAGCCGAGTCAATTATTCAGATATTCTGTTTTGTATGAATGGAAAGTAAAACTACACCTCAActcattgcaaaaaaaacaaactataaagGCCTTTGGGTTCTGCTAAAACTGATCTGACTGAGAGTGTAGCATTATTTATTAGCTTGTAGCTCATTTATAAGCTAATTTTATGAGTTCATAAAGCAGGTCaattcatttcagttttagctcttttttgttttgagcCAATGACGTAGTTCCTGTGTTTTTTACGAGCACCCTTAAAAAATTGACTTTTATTGCCTGTACGTAAGTAATACTGTGATAAAACTGTCATTGAGGTCACACACCAGGTGATGTCACATTTAAGGGTAATTCAGTTCCAGACATGAGTCAAGTATTTACAAACCTTAAATTAAATAACCTTTCTTTAATCAtcactaacaaaaaaaacataaaaaaaatatacagataatatattatattatttaagattttaaatatttgaactcAGGTCAACCATATGCAAATTTGTTGGACATCCCATAGCGTACAGGAGAAAAATAAGCTGTTATTTATGATATTATTTAATTGTTGTGTGGGCATGTACGGTAGCAGATTTTCTTGCACggtcactttgttgtttttgattgttaaattgattgttttgttgtttcagtctgattgtttttttcttcgttTTGTTATTGGTAACCCAGCCTCTTTTGATAACAAACTCTGGGacgtttaattaaaaaaagaatcataaaaaagtttttgttttgttttttaaagaaaaagcaTAAAAGTATAATGACCCCCTTTCTTCTGGGTTAAACCAAGCCTTATGAATTTTGTGAAGTTCAAATTTtgaatgtttgtatgttttaaaagaaaacatggatTGTTTTATATGTTAATACTGCCTCAATAAAGCTCCCTAATGAATATATATTGAAAGATGGGCCCTAATGTTTGTACTGTATTTACATTACTTCATGTAACTGTGTTTATTGTGGTTTTCACAGATGAGCAGCTTCCTGTCCTGCTTTCCTGAACTTAAAACCCAACAATTACAGCTTTTTACAGGATTTAAAGATCAATAACATCAGGCCTCATTTCAGATTAGCCCAGACTCATTCTTGGCTGCTTTATCGGTGTGTTTTTGGTCATTACCCTGTCGGAGGACCCTGTAACACTGAATCTGGACCCCCCTGTGGCCCCCCCTCCGAGCGAAGAttacattaattattaaaattgtTATATTGCGCTGACGCAAAACGCGGAACTAATGCGCGTGGCTCAACAGTCGGATCCTTAGGTCACTTACATTACTGACTTAATGTAAGTGTTGTCAGTGTaatttacagtatatgctgcAGTTTATACGCTGTGTCCATGCAGaatatatgtttatttacatatattcgGTTTGTCTTTCTCCACAGACACCAGCAAATGTAAAGAAGACCCACCGATGCAGCCGGACTTAAAGTTGTTTCCAAGGGCCTTGATGGGgtacaggaggaggagcttcaaGGCAGCCTGGTACCACACCCAccactcattttttttatatacttggGTTTATAAACTCAGATTCAAATGCCATGAGGCAAAATTATTGACTCTGAAGTTGAAAGCATTAATCGTGTCGTTATTGACAGTGAATCAACACCAATTCACAATTAAGAGGATTATCCTACTAATTGTACCctccttttatttatatttcaaaatgtaaatactaaaaacaaaacctattttgaTTAGAAAATTAAATATGAGCCATCAAGACAGTTAAATGTGCATTAGTTATCAAATTATAACGAAAAtaaaatgggggaaaaataTCTCGAGACTTTGTCTCCCCCATGCGGTGTAGCAGAATAACTACATGTTGTGTTGTCGTCTCTATGGTGATGTTTTGTGTGAGCAACATAAGATTTCTGGGACGCTACCGGAGTTCAAATCTCTGTTCTTGACACTCAAGTTGTTGCTGTATGCACAGAAAGATCTAAAAGAGTAGACAGAACGAGTGTGACGAGAcaaacagaagacagaagacagactCTCCTTGGGGTAAGAGTGACTTGTCTCTTAAAAATGGGTCAAACTGTCaattctctggcataaacaaacaagatcaaacactgagaagATGAAGGAAGGACACTGTGGTTACTTAACTAtattaaactaaatgtaaaGAGTTGTTTTGCAAGAAGATGTTAAGACATTACAGACACGTAAGATTTCATTATGAAACTgtaaagctgaaaaattaaaggCAAACACAACTCTGCAGCAGCAAACCCCAACTATGGAAACGGATCCTACCACCAGAGAAGCTCATGCTATGTCCACACTTCTAGAGGCTTCTGGAAACTGTCGGCAGAACATCAGCCAGGAGCTGAACCTTCATCCTGTCAgtgattctctctgcagtgaACAGAAGAAGCTGCGGCATGTGTTGGACTGGGCTCACAGATTCCTCTGCTATGGTTCCGAGGTTTGCCAGGAATTTTGCAGGGCTGACGGTTTGATTCTGGCTGCggacagaaatgaaatgaagaggAAAACGGAGGAAATGTCACCTTTACAGGACAATCTCCCGCACATGAGAGATGAGGTCACTTGGCCCGAGAACAGAGAAATGGATCAAATGAAACAGAGCCGGGAGCTACAGCATCCAAGCGTTAAACACAGTATTATCCAAGACAACGAGACTGTGATAAATAGACTGCACAAATCAATGTCACAAACGAGCACAAACCAAACTTATGCACCAGCAAAACACTTCATCACAGACTCCAAACCATGCAGGAGAGTGTCTTTACAATGTGATTACACAGATATGAGTCACAGAATGGATGGAGCTCAGTCAAAAGGATCAGAAAATCAACAGAGGGAAGAAGCTGAAGAGAAGATGGGAGTTGTAaaggaaaaaacagacacaaaacaggaaaagaaaTTCAACTCAGCTTCTATGCTGTTCTGTGACAATAATGATCATGATATTAACAATGATTGCCTCAGTAAGCCACAAAGGGAACCTgcacagaaatcacagacagcaCAGCCCAGTTTTCCCTGTCACTTACAAATACCATCGAATTTAACTGTATACGAGAAGTACCAGCTTTGTATGGACCAGTTGCAGAACCTCAGACTGAGACAAAACCATGTCACTGAACTTGGATGTCTCATTGACTCACCTACAAAAGTGCAAAAGACCTCTAAAGAAGTGGTAGCACCTGTTGAAACGCCAGTGCCGCCTACATTTCCCTTCAAACTTTACTCCTCCAGCACAAATCCAGACCTTAAAAAGCGTctaaatgaaaaaacacaccaaGACGTTTCAGCTGCAGAAAATCCAGAGGAGAGTAGCTCGGATTATTTGACTTTGAGGGAAAGactcacaaagaaacacacatcaGAGGATAGAAGGAGACAAACGTCACCTCAGagggacacacagacatttctacaacccacagacacacacaaacgtcagTATGCAGACCTGACACCAACATCACCAGTCACAGGTGAGTTTAACAGTACaattacacaaaaataaactcTAACATTATGACCAAGGTCACAATAGCACTTATCATATGACTGGCTTCATTTGAAATCATTGAAATCATCATCATAGACTTTGCCCCTGGATGCCTTCGAAGATTCATTAAAGCAGTTACAAAATGTTATGGTGAGGAAAATGCTTTGATTCAATTCACGGTGGATAATCAATGAAAGTCACAAGAGACTGGAGAGGGGTTCTTTTTACTGAGCTGATTATGTGACGTTCCATTCCAAAAAGGTTCCATCGTAACAATTTCTTCATTGTTATCCAAGACAAAACTGGCTataatctggcatatttacatgttgATGGTTAATAATGCAGAATGTTCCTACTCAAATAAATTTAAGAAAAAGTTTTATCCCTGAAATGAATATGACTATAAACTTCTGTTTGCTTTTTCAGGTGCAACAGTGCATGCTGTGAACAACACAGACAGTAAAGATGGTGtaaggaaatgtcattattaatTTATCATGTAATCTCAAAAAACTCTTGAAAACATAGTCAATCAGTAGCTTTTTGATAGAAAAGATAACATTTTGGAGTTAGAGTGTTTTCTTAACCATTGTTGTTACACCTGTCAGCCAGCAGGTGTCCCTGTGTGTGACCGCTGGCTGTGTCTACCTGATGAAGTGTGGCTCCTCATGCTGTCTCTGCTGCCACACAGTGACCTGTGCAGAGTGTCTCAGGTCTGCAGTCACCTGCACAGACTAACCATTGACCACACACTATGTGAGTCACTGtgtgaatatttgtttgttgcATTTGTTTCACTCTTCATTGCCTGCACTTTTATCTACATCCTgcaagatgatgatggtgatgatgatgtgatcgCAGTTAAGTGACCGTCTGAGTCTGTATCTAAATCTGATTAAAGGTTACACACAGGagacaaaaatggacaaaatatAAGCAAACAGCATTACTTACAATTACAATAATACAGCATCAGTATTCACTATTCAGTAGGCCATACACACAGTAATAGTGtgatgtaacaaagtacaaatactttgttactgtacaaaATGTACATATCTGTACTTAACTTTGCTATTTGTATTTGTAGTAACATTTACTTTTAcaccactacatttcctctaactatctttgtcactcgttactaccaaatataatcagaagaagaagagttggtaatggtctgtatttatatatagagcttttctagtcttgagctgctttacactacagtttttccattcacccagtcacacactgcaacatggggttaagtgttttgctcaaggacacatgtagacaattgaacccacaaccttccagttgcaAGACAACTcatcctaccactgagccaccatggctcaaccCTAACTCCTCACTGTATACTCTTTATATCAGATAATTGCATTTGATCCTTGAGtatagtaaatgtcatatacttaaagacttttacttaagtaatattataaaaagtgacttcagcttcccccaaagtcattgttgtcatcAGTGATGTTTAGAACTGTTATTTAATGCATGCAGAGGAGCAGTAGgacataaaaaaatcacaattttcaACTAGATCAGAGCTCCCTGAATATTAGAGGTCTGAGGACCCAAAAATATTCTGCAAAACTGACAACTACCTTTGGATTTGTACATTAGCTATAATGTAGAAccacaataaataaacagataacATCAAAACGTGAATATTTGGTCCTTAATACTAATAACATATCATTAAAAATCTTCATCAACATAAATGTAACAACAATCATTGACCTATATTGtgctaacaaataaaaatatgctgtgaaatgtgagtaaaaatcatttttatgaGGCCCACCTGCAATACCTCCAAAGCCCACCAGTGGGCTGcagcccacactttgggaatgaCTGGACTACtgtacataaaataattttctgTTTGGCCttattaggtttaggttagacATTGGAGGTAATGACCTCGGTCATGGGATGTCCTGAACTTATCAAAGTAACAACACATGGCCTGTTCTCATGATGTCAGTCTTTCCAGTGAGCAAACCACTCCCTGGACAAACATACAGAACGATAACCCAGAACTGCACCATCACATGATTTCAtaatggtacacacacacacactgtgggtcAGCGCCAACATAACATCTCAAATCACCAAAAACAAGTTCATATATGAAACATGACCCATGTTCTGCTACTTTTCTCTGCCCCTGAAGGGAAACATCTCACAATTGAAAACTCAACCCTATCAGAGCGGTGGTTGGTTTCAATGGGCAGACGTCGTCCTCTCAGCCTTTGTCTGTACAGCTGCAGTGGCCCGTCCATCACTTCCAACGGGCTGGAGATGTTTTTCACTCTATGTAGAAATTATTTAGaggtaagaaagaaaaaaactccactatgtaaaac from Solea solea chromosome 8, fSolSol10.1, whole genome shotgun sequence encodes:
- the LOC131463839 gene encoding uncharacterized protein LOC131463839, whose amino-acid sequence is METDPTTREAHAMSTLLEASGNCRQNISQELNLHPVSDSLCSEQKKLRHVLDWAHRFLCYGSEVCQEFCRADGLILAADRNEMKRKTEEMSPLQDNLPHMRDEVTWPENREMDQMKQSRELQHPSVKHSIIQDNETVINRLHKSMSQTSTNQTYAPAKHFITDSKPCRRVSLQCDYTDMSHRMDGAQSKGSENQQREEAEEKMGVVKEKTDTKQEKKFNSASMLFCDNNDHDINNDCLSKPQREPAQKSQTAQPSFPCHLQIPSNLTVYEKYQLCMDQLQNLRLRQNHVTELGCLIDSPTKVQKTSKEVVAPVETPVPPTFPFKLYSSSTNPDLKKRLNEKTHQDVSAAENPEESSSDYLTLRERLTKKHTSEDRRRQTSPQRDTQTFLQPTDTHKRQYADLTPTSPVTGATVHAVNNTDSKDGPAGVPVCDRWLCLPDEVWLLMLSLLPHSDLCRVSQVCSHLHRLTIDHTLWKHLTIENSTLSERWLVSMGRRRPLSLCLYSCSGPSITSNGLEMFFTLCRNYLEEVKVISCTGAGLHGDRILRLIGQLCDHVTTVDVSWSGATDTGVKALCGSARSRLNSIILNGCHVTDDPIKKLIVRHKESLCRLEVFGCQYLTPSCLQSIYQMCPGLKHLNIGQVPKVNAHSLTAMTSQLKCLISLNLTGLQAVTDDTVATLLQNCVKLQRLNLSSCPGVTDLTLHNIGRYTPCIRSLDLRCCKAVTDAGVQSLTLGCRRLQYLDLSSTRTGNRGVNLLTNYCSGHLHTVKLSFCHISLANILKLCRRGKRLKVLHLYGCARLPTEREIREVNTNVQVYPLP